The genomic region CGCGCTCTTGGGGCCCGCAGGGCGCCTTCTGGGGACTGATCGGGGGCCTGCTGATGGGTCTGGCACGCCTGGTTCCCGAGTTCTCCTTTGGCTCCGGCAGCTGCGTGCGCCCCTCCGCGTGCCCCGCGCTCCTCTGCCGCGTCCACTACCTCTACTTCGCCATCCTGCTCTTCGTCTGCTCCGGCCTCCTCACCCTCGTGGTCTCGCTGTGCACACCGCCCATCCCGCGCAAGCACGTAAGTGCAGGCCTCCCGTGGGGGCACTAACGTGGGCGGGTGTGGCCCCTCTCCACCCCGAGGCTGCAGTCTGCTTCCCACGACTCCCAGTGCGGAGGACCTGAACGTCTGTAGGGTTTGGTGAGGACAGACCAAGAAGTCCAGTTTGAAGCTTCACTTGCAAAGCAACCACAATGTTTTGATTTAAATCACATTTATTTGCGGTGGTTTGGAGGTGGCCTGAAGATCATGGGGGAGGTGAAAGCCCCCCAGAGTCTTGGCCTGAGTGGTGGCCGGGAGGGACCTGGTACTATCCTGAAAGTCCCCAGAGGGCTTGGTCTTGTGCTGCGGAAGGTGGGTGCCCCAGGACAGAGCTGACTGGGGGGCAGGACACAAGAGCTAGGGCCCAGGAGGGGCAGGACTCCACAGGGGCAGAAGGGGCAAAGGCAGCAAGAGGAAGCCCTGGTAGCAAACACCCACAGGGAGGAATGCCGCGTTGGCAGGACTGGAAGACTAAAGCACTAGAATTGAATTGTGAGTGTAGACGGGGGACATGGGGGTGATGAAGCCGAGGGCAGAGCAGGGCGAAGAGTTTTTAAACACTCAGTTGAGGAGCTCGGGTTTAGCCTGAGGGCAGCCATGGAAGGTGGTCTTGGGCTGCTGTGCAGGCTGGACAAAGAGACATGAGGAAGTGCTGGTGTGGACGGGAGACCTCCTGctctggggcggggtgggggggcagcaCTCCCACTCGGCCTGTGctcccccctgccccagctccaCCGCCTGGTTTTCAGTCTCCGGCACagcaaggaggagagggaggacctGGATGCTGAGGAGCTAGAAGGTCCGACCACAGCCCCCGTGCAGAACGGGCACCCTGAGCACGCAGTGGAGATGGAGGGTAAGGAACTGCCCCCAGGACTTGGGGCCGGGGAGCTGGGGGAGCCGAGTGTCCTCAGACTCACTGTCAGGCCTCAATTTCTCCCagcgcccccacccccaaggccAGGCCTCTTGCGGCAATGCCTGCTCTGGTTCTGTGGTGTGAGCAGGGGTGGGGCGGGCAGCCCCCCACGCCCTACCCAGGAGGAGACAGATGCCGCAGCCAGGAGGCTGGAGGACATCAGTGAGGACCCACACTGGGCCCGCATCGTCAACCTCAACGCCCTGCTCATGATGGCCGTGGCCACGTTCCTCTGGGGCTTTTATGCCTGAGGCCCACTGTGTCGGACACCCTGAGCCACAGCCTTGAAATGAGTCGGGGTGGGGAGCCCGCAGCGGTGAGAAGGGCCTGGGGCCAGAGAGTAGCAGGGAGGCCCCGGGATCCCTACTGTCTGCCTTGTTTCTGCCTGGGGCCCAGTCCATTTGACTAGTAGCCACATCCTATGAGGCCTTGGCCAGTTGGCCACTGTGGTTCCCCTAAGAACAAATAAAGCTGCCTTGCCTAGGTCCTGCTGCAGCCAGAGTGTCCTTGTTCCAGGACCCTGTCTGAGACCTGGGCCTCCGGTGGAGCTGCTCACAAGACCTTCTTTTCTGGGCACAGAAGCCACGTGGCCCTCCACTCATCCACCTCTAGCTGGTGCTTCTCAGTGCTCCAGCCCGCATCCTGTAGacctggggagagggcagaggggtGGTGCTGTGGGGGAGACCCTAGGCTAACCTTGGGGAGAGGGGTAAGGTGCAGCACAGGCTGGGTGTACTGCTCAGGCTCCCCTTGCCTCTGTGGGGTGATCTCTGGTGTAAAATGAGGCTAAAACCTCATCTGGTTGCCATATGAATTCATTAAGCAGCACAGGGAAAAGGGCTAGAATGGAGTAGGGCCTAAATGAAAGCTCATCATCAGTAATTTGTgagccttccccctccccccgaagcccccaccccactcctcttcTCCAGTGCCAACTGGGCTTCCACAGTCTGTCAACACTGAGTGCCTCACAGGCCATCCTAACCTCCCCATCCTGCAGACAGGGAAACCGAGACCCAGACTTGAGATCACAGAGAGAAATCCAGGTCTTCCACCTCCCAGACAGAGGGGTAGGGATGGAGCTAGGCAGGGCCTCTGGGGAGAAGGTCCAGGAGCCATGGAGCAGAAGGATGTTACCTTTCAAGAACTTTGGGAAGAGCTTGTCCAGCACTTGGTGTGTCTCCCTGACAACAATCCAGCTCTCTTTCTCAGGACCTGGACAGGGGTGAAGAACCAGAAGCTCCCAGGTGTCCCAAGCCGAACAGGctccttcccctctccacccTGCTTTGGTCAGCAGCAGCCTAGACAGCAAGGCATTTACCTGCCCATACTCGGTTCCTCAGTTCCTCCAGCTCTCCTGGGAGGGGTCCATCTCCCCGCAGGGCTCCAAGCACCAGCCCGTGAGTGGCAGCCTTTAGAATGGCCTCAGGTCCTGCCATCTGACTCAGGACAACCTGTACCTGGTCTGGAGAGACCCAGGGACAGACTGGTACCAGGGAAGGGCCAACTCTGAAACTCTCTCAGGCCTACCAGCCTACTTCATCCCTATCTGGCCCAAAGGCCTTGGCCTGGCATGAAAGGCCAGCTCCCACCCTTTCCTTTCCAACTTCATCTGTCGCTCCCCAATGCTCTGGCCAAGCTAAAATGCCCAATTTCCAAGATACAACTTCAAAGCAGCTCTCTGAGGTGGGCTTATTTTGCATGTCTTTAATAGCTAGTgagaataagcatcttttaacacATGACCAGCAGACCATTAAACTTTAGTGCCTGTTTGCTCAAGAGGTGACCTGAACAGGAGACAAAAGTGGTTCCTCAGGGAGAACCAGAGGCCACAATCTCATTTGTGTGTGCTACAATGTAAAAGTGCTTTTACATAATCACCTTCTTTGATCCTCACAAAAACCCTGAAGATAATAAGGCAGGTATTATTAGCTCCACTTAACAGAGTGGTCAAGGGAACTTTACAGGGGCATGCAGCTATATAATCTGAATGGATTCGATCTCAGCTTCAAGCTCCCCTGAGGACAGCAGGCAGACTCCAAACTGTCCAGCGTGTGCCAGAGCTtggggccctggggctggaggaatGAGAGGCTGAGCCCAGGAGGGTGAGTCTGAAGCTGGGAGAACACGGCACACTTACTTCGTGACTGGTCCCAGCGAAGGAGGTAGGGTTCTCGGTGCCCCTCAAGCAGCTGCTGCAGCTCAGAGACACTGAAGGAAACAAGAGTGTGCAGTCGGTCGGGGGCGGGGAGAAGACAAGGCAGGCGTGACCATGCATTCACTGCACAGCCACCTAGTCGTTAACCCAAGCTGTCTTGCACCTCTTTCCCATCCGCTCCTCAGCTGTTACCCTCCCCCCCATCaacccttcctttcttcctgcatCCAACAAACACATCAACAAACATGTCTTCTTTGTCTTACAAGTCACTTGAGTAGCCCTACACTCAGGCAAGTAAACATCCACAGAGCAGAAGTACTTTATTTGGTGGTTCAGAAAGGCCAGTCTGGGATTTCTCTAGTGCTCCTACTACAAGcagcataggttcaatccctggtcagggatctaagatcccacataatcATGGTGTACACCACCTGCCCTCAAGTACCCACAGTgacatgccccccaccccccatggaAATGAAGAACCAGAGAGGTAGGGCTTGGTCAGGGGAGGCCAGCGACAATCAGAACAAGGAGCGCGGGCTtccctgtggtaaagaatccacctgccaatgcaggagacatgggttcgatccctgatccaggaagatcccacatgccacggggccgctaagcctgtgcgccatagctattgagcctgtgctctgggagctgcaactgctgagcccaagtgATGCAACTACTGATGCCCTCGGGTCTTAgagtccgtgctctgcaacaagaggagcccctgcactgcgactagagagtagcccctgctctctgcaactagggaaaagcccttgcagcaacgaccaaaaaacccaaaaataaataaacaaataacttaTTAAAGAACAAGGAGCACATAGTGGGGGGAGGGTGATAGCAGTGATGGGTGGGAGATGTTGGGCCACTCACCTGGACATCACGCAGTGTAGGGGGGCCCCCAAGGATAGAGACACAGATGACCAGAAACCTGTGGGAAGCTGGAGTCAGGATGCCCGGGCAGAGGAAGGAGCTAGGAGACATAAGACTTGAGCCCAAGGGGTTGGGTCACCTGTCCACAGTGGCTCCATCCGATTGGCTGATGTGGGGCCAAGTACCTCTCCCTGCTGGAGGAAGTGCCTCAGGACCAGCCAGAGCCGCTGTTCATTCAAGGTCTCTATGACAAGGGCCCGGATGGCTCGGTAGTTGGCGTAGATGTGGAGGGCAGTGAGGAAGAAGAAACAGCCAAGGCTTAAGCTGGGGCGAGAGGGTGAGCTGGTCCGTGGGAGCAGAGGCCCAGCTGGGCGCCTCCTCCCTGCCTTGGATCCCGGCTTACCTGGGGCTATCAGACACCAGGGGCAGCATCAAGAGGCTGACCAGGAGCCCTGCCAGGTTTACCAGCGTCTCCTGGAAAATGGCAGAGGGGTTGGGAGCTAGAGGCTCCCCTCCAGGCCAGACATCCCTGAGTGCCTTTCACCACAGTCCTCCCTAACCCCAGACGCTCCCTACACTGATATGGGTGCCTaagaaatttttaatgtttttgatgaGTGAGCAATCATGTAAGATACATCTGCTTCTCTGCCCAGCTAGCTGCAATGCCTGTGGAACATTTCTTTGTTTTGCAAGCATCACTTGTGTAGCCCTACACTCAGGCAAGTAAGTGTCCACAGAGTAGAACAACTTTATTTGGTGGTTTAAAAAGGccaatctgggacttccctggcggtccagtggttaggaccccacaCTTAACACTGCAGGggccatggtcagggaactaagaatctACATGCCTCATGGTGTGGCCAACAAAAAAAAGAGGCCGATCCCCCCAGCCCCTTGGTATGCAATAACAGGCAGACACTTCTGCAAAGGGGTCAACGAACCACCTAGGAAGAAATGCACAAAATTCCAACTTACCTGGAGAATCAATGTTATCAGACCCCACTGATGGCCCAAGATGGCCTGACTGAGCCTACCTTAGGGGAAAAGACCCATGGCCATGACCCCCAACTcatcaggagggaggagaagtcTGGACTGGGGTTCCTGACTATGGGGGTCCCTGGGATAGGTGGTCCTGGTGCAGAGGGCTGAGCTGTGAGTGTAAACTGGGGGTCAGGGGCCTTGGGAGCTCAGGAACAGAGGGCCCTCCCCGGGGTGGGAACAGTCATCTCCAGCAGCCACATGGAGTGGCAGCAAAGCAACAGCTTCAGAAAGCAGGGGCCTGGTCCCGCGCTGAGCACCGGTCTTGGGTGCCCCAGTGGCCTTACCGCCTCTGTGAACTGAGGAAGCCCTGGGGCCCTGGAAAATGGGCCTGGAGGTTAGAAAGAGCAGGTGAGACAGCAAGCATGGGGCTGGGAGATCCTAAAGAGCAGGGCCTGGTGTACTTACTCCCTAACAACCTTGGAAGAGACAATGGGGAAGAACTCGTCCAACCATTTCTTGAGAGAAGGGACAAGCCCGGGGGACCCAGGGAGAAACAACCTTTCCGTGTCTTTTTTGCCTCAGCTGTAGAGTGGCGACAATGACACCCTGCATGAATCCACTGTAAGGATTTCATGAATTCAGACAAATGAAATACTAGGCACATGGTTaatgcttaaaaaatattaaattgtgttgggacttccttggtggtccagtggttaagactctgctcccaatgtagggggcacaggttcaattcctggtcagggaactaagatcccacatgcagcatggccaaaaaaaaaaaaaaaaagaacttgtattaatattactgaaaaagagttttaatttttttttaatttttttaaaatgaagttctaTTTCACAGAATCCTATAAGAAAAGGCCAGAAAGTAGGACTGGAGAGaaaagaggttttttttgttttttggccatgcccccGACTCTACCACGtgcccctgacccccaccccagcatgtgggagctgagttccctgaccagggatcgaacccacaccccctgtactggtgcggagtcttaaccactggaccaccaggcgaGTCCCGAGAATCAATGTTTCTAAATTGCTTCAGTGTCAAAGAAAACTGTGTCACACTTGtgacctccctgggcctcactttccacatctgtaaaatggagataataatagtatctatcttAGAGGCTTAGTGTGAGTTAAACAATTCACAGAAGCACTTAGCACGGGGGGTACAGAGGGTTCCCATTCCTTAAGGGTTTGGCCCTAGGAATGTTCCCACCCcaactccaggctcctctggtcaggCGAGGGGCTGGGCGGGAAGGGCCTGCTTAACTGCCAAGGGGAGGCCTCTGGCCAGTGACTTCAGCCACCTCACTTTCTAACCTGCCAGGAGCTTTAACACGTGGGGCCTCACCTGGTCAGAACACGCACCTCACAGGGAGAGGCTCTGCTTAAAGAGGACAAGGTCCAGGGCAGGGGCTCACTCCTGGCCACAGGGGCAGCGGGCAGGGCCTGAGATGACCAGCCTGGACTTCTGGCCACAGAGTCCGAGCCCTCACGCCTGATGATCCGTCCACAGACTCACCGGCACTTCCTCCCGCCTGTCTCCCAGCGCTCCCCCCAGAAGCCCTCAGCCGGCTCACTTCACGTTCCCACACTGTGCCCCTCCCCCGTATTCCCCGTGCGCCCCGCACCTTCCCTCCAATCCCGGCTGTTCACCTGGCTGCCGTCCTTGGCTGACACATCGGCCATGTTGTTTCTCCGGGCCTGATGCATGGTCAGTGCGGCCCGAGTGGCCCCGCCAGCCACACCCACGAGGCACTGGGTGGGGAAAGGGACAGTAAGTGTCAGAGGGGCTGTGAGCTGCAACGACATGAGCGTTTCTGGGGGTGAGCAAACAAATGGCTCAAACCAGTTTGGAAAAAGTAGGCCTCAGGCCACCCCACACTGAAAGCCTGAACGCTGTCCTTGGCCTCCCATTCTCACCCCACATTTCCACTAGGCCCACCTCCCCTGTCTTGTTCCAGGAGAAAACTAAAGGTGTGCCGGCCATGCCACCCTGTGGACCCAGCTCCAAGAAACTCGCTTTCTTCCCCCAAGGTGAAGACACGAAGGCCATTCTTAACCCAGAACTTCCCCAGCCTTCAACGTCTGCTCTAGCTGCCTCTTCCCCTGGTGGAGCTCCCAGGCCCAGTCTGGCTTACAACTTGGCGCTTACATTCTCCCTGCCTGGAACtaattcctttctcttcctgccccagtCGAGGCCTAGCCAAGCCTTCCAGGCCAGTTCAAAACCCACACCAGTGGCCCTGACCTCCTAGGGCTCTCCCTCTGAGATGGGAGAGCTCATTGATTAGGGCCACTGAAGGCTTTCACTCATTTATCACATCTCTCAGATGTCAGATACACATTTCGGTGCTCTGGTAGACTTCAGATACAACTGCTGCCCTCCTGAAACTTAGAAATCATCAGATTGTAAACAAATAAACCAGTGATGACATGATCAGCATCTGTTCAAAGTTAAGAGGAATGCGGTGTGAAAGGAGGCTGCAGTGATGGGTGGGGACCTGATCACACGAACTGCAAACACCTCATTAAGGTCTTTATACCAACAGCAACAGGCAGGGCAGTGACCTGATTTGATTTCCACTCTAATAAGGACTATGGGGTTGCTCTGAGGACTGAAGTGGGGTCAGAATAGATTCAGGGAGATGACCTCGGAATGaccttttttttaagcaacaagGACCCACCAGGTGACATGGGGATGCAGTCATTAAAGGACTAGAGAGATTTAAGAGGGGAAAATACAGTCTTGAATGGAGGCTTAGGTGAGGGTGATAGGCgacagggggaggaggagaaggcatgGATGACAGCCAGGCTTCTGGTTGTTGCATCTGGGGGATCGAGGTGCTGGTCACTGGAGACTAGAACTCTGGAGAGGagtgggaagcagggagggggagTTCACAGCCATGTTGGAGTCCCTTATTtgacagatgaagagactgaggcccTCAGAGCAGAGCTCAATGCAGCATTTTGGCAGAGGTCACAATCTTTCTTTCCTCTGGGGTTTCCTGCCCTCAAGGGGGAGGGATGCCCACAGCATTCAGTTCTGGGTCAGGGAGCTCAGCGGCCTCCACCATAAAGAGCTGTTGGCTCCTAAATGTCAGTTGTACCGCATGGAATAACATATAAGATTTTGAAGGGATGGTTGGGCCTTTGCGATAGgttttaggtctttttttttttttttttgccacaccacaagGCATGTAgaacttccctaaccagggatcgaacaccaAGCCTCCTGTGGTGGAagcgtggaatcttaaccactgaatt from Odocoileus virginianus isolate 20LAN1187 ecotype Illinois chromosome 33, Ovbor_1.2, whole genome shotgun sequence harbors:
- the RUSF1 gene encoding RUS family member 1 isoform X1, giving the protein MADVLCSEQFGSGAARGCRAAPDGSLQWEAWGRSWWGFSGAFTAKPGGRDGGGGVAPGTATPPLSRLLAVFLPQGFPDSVSPDYLPYQLWDSVQAFASSLSGSLATHAVLLGIGVGDAKASVSAATATWLVKDSTGMLGRIVFAWWMGSKMDCNAKQWRLFADILNDIAMFLEIMAPILPFCFTITVCISNLAKLTAPLTLTVPFPTQCLVGVAGGATRAALTMHQARRNNMADVSAKDGSQETLVNLAGLLVSLLMLPLVSDSPSLSLGCFFFLTALHIYANYRAIRALVIETLNEQRLWLVLRHFLQQGEVLGPTSANRMEPLWTGFWSSVSLSLGAPLHCVMSSVSELQQLLEGHREPYLLRWDQSRNQVQVVLSQMAGPEAILKAATHGLVLGALRGDGPLPGELEELRNRVWAGPEKESWIVVRETHQVLDKLFPKFLKGLQDAGWSTEKHQLEVDEWRATWLLCPEKKVL
- the RUSF1 gene encoding RUS family member 1 isoform X3, which produces MADVLCSEQFGSGAARGCRAAPDGSLQWEAWGRSWWGFSGAFTAKPGGRDGGGGVAPGTATPPLSRLLAVFLPQGFPDSVSPDYLPYQLWDSVQAFASSLSGSLATHAVLLGIGVGDAKASVSAATATWLVKDSTGMLGRIVFAWWMGSKMDCNAKQWRLFADILNDIAMFLEIMAPILPFCFTITVCISNLAKETLVNLAGLLVSLLMLPLVSDSPSLSLGCFFFLTALHIYANYRAIRALVIETLNEQRLWLVLRHFLQQGEVLGPTSANRMEPLWTGFWSSVSLSLGAPLHCVMSSVSELQQLLEGHREPYLLRWDQSRNQVQVVLSQMAGPEAILKAATHGLVLGALRGDGPLPGELEELRNRVWAGPEKESWIVVRETHQVLDKLFPKFLKGLQDAGWSTEKHQLEVDEWRATWLLCPEKKVL
- the RUSF1 gene encoding RUS family member 1 isoform X2, which codes for MADVLCSEQFGSGAARGCRAAPDGSLQWEAWGRSWWGFSGAFTAKPGGRDGGGGVAPGTATPPLSRLLAVFLPQGFPDSVSPDYLPYQLWDSVQAFASSLSGSLATHAVLLGIGVGDAKASVSAATATWLVKDSTGMLGRIVFAWWMGSKMDCNAKQWRLFADILNDIAMFLEIMAPILPFCFTITVCISNLAKCLVGVAGGATRAALTMHQARRNNMADVSAKDGSQETLVNLAGLLVSLLMLPLVSDSPSLSLGCFFFLTALHIYANYRAIRALVIETLNEQRLWLVLRHFLQQGEVLGPTSANRMEPLWTGFWSSVSLSLGAPLHCVMSSVSELQQLLEGHREPYLLRWDQSRNQVQVVLSQMAGPEAILKAATHGLVLGALRGDGPLPGELEELRNRVWAGPEKESWIVVRETHQVLDKLFPKFLKGLQDAGWSTEKHQLEVDEWRATWLLCPEKKVL